Proteins from a genomic interval of Mycolicibacterium grossiae:
- a CDS encoding heme o synthase, producing MSIRERRLVTGAPGRIRTTLLAYVGLTKPRVIELLLVTAIPAMLLADRGTVDPLLILNTLVGGMLAAAGANTLNCVADADIDKVMKRTALRPLARATVPTRHALIFGLVLSVGSFAWLWWTTNLLSGVLAIVTILFYVFVYTLLLKRRTSQNVVWGGAAGCMPVMIGWSAVTGTIHWPALVMFAIIFFWTPPHTWALAMRYKDDYKAAGVPMLPAVATERQVTKQILIYTWLTVFATLALALATGWLYAAVALLAGAWFLVMAHQLYSGVKRGEPVRPLRLFLQSNNYLAVVFCALAVDSALALPTLLG from the coding sequence GTGAGCATTCGCGAGCGCCGTCTCGTCACCGGGGCGCCGGGTCGGATCCGCACGACGCTGCTGGCGTACGTCGGATTGACCAAACCGCGGGTCATCGAGCTGCTGCTCGTCACCGCCATCCCGGCCATGCTGCTGGCCGACCGGGGCACCGTCGACCCGCTACTCATCCTCAACACCCTGGTGGGCGGCATGCTGGCCGCCGCGGGCGCCAACACGCTGAACTGCGTCGCGGACGCCGACATCGACAAGGTGATGAAGCGCACGGCGCTGCGGCCGCTCGCGCGGGCCACCGTGCCCACCCGGCACGCGCTGATCTTCGGCCTGGTGCTGTCGGTCGGCTCGTTCGCCTGGCTGTGGTGGACGACCAACCTGCTCTCCGGCGTGCTGGCGATCGTGACGATCCTGTTCTACGTCTTCGTCTACACGCTGCTACTCAAGCGCCGGACGTCGCAGAACGTGGTGTGGGGCGGCGCGGCCGGCTGCATGCCCGTGATGATCGGCTGGTCGGCGGTCACCGGCACCATTCACTGGCCCGCGCTGGTGATGTTCGCGATCATCTTCTTCTGGACCCCGCCGCACACCTGGGCGCTGGCGATGCGCTACAAGGACGACTACAAGGCGGCCGGCGTGCCGATGCTGCCCGCCGTGGCGACCGAGCGGCAGGTCACCAAGCAGATCCTGATCTACACCTGGCTGACGGTGTTCGCGACGCTGGCGCTCGCGCTGGCCACCGGGTGGCTGTACGCGGCGGTGGCGCTGCTCGCCGGCGCCTGGTTCCTGGTCATGGCACACCAGCTCTACAGCGGCGTGAAGCGCGGCGAGCCGGTGCGGCCGTTGCGCCTGTTCCTGCAGTCGAACAACTACCTGGCCGTCGTGTTCTGCGCGCTCGCGGTGGACTCCGCGCTCGCGCTGCCGACGCTGCTGGGTTAG
- the arfB gene encoding alternative ribosome rescue aminoacyl-tRNA hydrolase ArfB — protein MPEELRVTSAWAIPDAELAERFSRASGPGGQGVNTTDSRVELSFDVARARSVPPHLRHRLLCGLRSRLIDGVLVVAASEYREQLRNRAAARDRLARLLRDAAAAPPPARRATRPTRGSRERRLAEKKRRGQTKQGRRAGGWD, from the coding sequence GTGCCCGAGGAGCTGCGCGTCACATCGGCGTGGGCGATCCCCGACGCCGAACTCGCCGAGCGGTTCTCCCGTGCGTCGGGGCCGGGCGGGCAGGGCGTCAACACCACCGACAGCCGGGTCGAGCTGTCGTTCGACGTGGCCCGCGCGCGGTCGGTGCCGCCGCATCTGCGGCACCGGCTGCTGTGCGGGCTGCGGTCCCGGCTGATCGACGGCGTCCTGGTGGTCGCCGCCAGTGAGTACCGCGAGCAGTTGCGCAACCGCGCTGCCGCGCGGGACCGGCTCGCACGCCTGCTGCGCGACGCCGCCGCGGCGCCACCCCCGGCGCGCCGGGCCACCCGCCCGACGCGCGGGTCACGGGAACGGCGGCTGGCCGAGAAGAAGCGGCGCGGGCAGACCAAGCAGGGCCGGCGCGCCGGCGGCTGGGACTAA
- a CDS encoding quinone oxidoreductase family protein, translated as MYAIEVAETGGPEVLTRVEKTRPEPGPGQVLIKADAIGVNFIDTYFRSGLYQRETPFTVGTEVCGTVAAVGEDVAALSVGDRVVTAQADGAYAEYCLAAADFVAYVPDAVPAEVAASALLKGMTAHYLIKSVYPVQQGDAVLVHAGAGGVGLLLTQWATSMAVKVITTVSTPEKAELSRQAGAVEVLDYPEADGAAAFGAKVRELTGGIGVAAVYDGVGASTFEASLASLALRGTLALFGASSGPVPPFDPQRLNQAGSLFLTRPTLAHYTHTSDEFSWRAGELLEAIANGTLSVTVSERYPLAEAARAHEDLQGRKTVGSVVLVP; from the coding sequence ATGTACGCCATCGAAGTCGCCGAAACCGGCGGGCCCGAAGTCCTCACCCGCGTCGAGAAGACCCGGCCCGAGCCCGGCCCGGGTCAGGTCCTCATCAAGGCCGACGCGATCGGCGTCAACTTCATCGACACCTACTTCCGTTCCGGGCTCTACCAGCGCGAGACGCCGTTCACGGTGGGCACCGAGGTGTGCGGCACCGTCGCGGCGGTCGGCGAGGACGTCGCGGCCCTGAGCGTCGGCGACCGCGTGGTGACGGCGCAGGCGGACGGCGCCTACGCCGAATACTGCCTCGCCGCAGCGGACTTCGTGGCCTACGTGCCCGACGCCGTGCCCGCCGAGGTGGCCGCGTCGGCACTGCTGAAGGGCATGACCGCGCACTACCTGATCAAGTCGGTCTACCCGGTGCAGCAGGGCGACGCGGTGCTCGTGCACGCCGGCGCGGGCGGTGTCGGTCTGCTGCTCACCCAGTGGGCCACCAGCATGGCGGTCAAGGTCATCACGACGGTCTCGACGCCGGAGAAGGCCGAGCTGTCCCGCCAGGCCGGTGCGGTCGAGGTGCTCGACTACCCGGAGGCCGACGGCGCGGCGGCGTTCGGCGCCAAGGTGCGCGAGCTGACCGGCGGCATCGGCGTGGCCGCGGTGTACGACGGCGTGGGCGCGTCGACGTTCGAGGCCAGCCTCGCCAGCCTCGCCCTGCGGGGCACGCTCGCGCTGTTCGGCGCGTCGAGCGGCCCGGTGCCGCCGTTCGATCCGCAGCGGCTGAACCAGGCCGGCTCGCTGTTCCTGACCCGCCCCACGCTGGCGCACTACACGCACACGTCCGACGAGTTCTCCTGGCGGGCCGGCGAGCTGCTCGAGGCGATCGCCAACGGCACGCTGTCGGTGACGGTCAGCGAGCGCTACCCGCTGGCCGAGGCGGCCCGCGCCCACGAGGATCTGCAGGGCCGCAAGACCGTCGGCTCGGTGGTCCTGGTCCCCTGA
- a CDS encoding ATP-grasp domain-containing protein, with the protein MKLARPDLRHPTIVLAGCRALVDGDGDDDGLVAALRRRGLHARWLAWDDPATERADVVILRATWDYTERFEEFLAWTRRVRHLLNGPEVVAWNGDKRYLLDLARAGVPTVPSVFAAPGEAVEVPSGEVVVKPAVGAGSVGARRFTDAAAARAHAAELHDAGRVVLVQPYDPRIEAGETALVFLAGRQSHAFTKGPLLPPPGSAAALDASGTFAEETLRPADPDFELWDLGHAALRAAAERLGVTPEDFLYARVDVIGGADDPVLLELELVEPSLGWRQLDETARDLAQREFALGVESALDRLGLGPLRRRGGYRRLGRRQRGTLPHRGPQR; encoded by the coding sequence GTGAAACTGGCGCGTCCCGACCTACGGCATCCCACCATCGTTCTCGCAGGTTGCCGGGCCCTGGTGGACGGCGACGGGGATGACGACGGCCTGGTGGCTGCGCTGCGGCGGCGCGGGCTGCACGCCCGCTGGCTGGCGTGGGACGACCCCGCCACGGAGCGCGCGGACGTGGTGATCCTGCGGGCGACGTGGGACTACACCGAGCGCTTCGAGGAGTTCCTGGCGTGGACCCGCCGGGTGCGTCACCTGCTGAACGGCCCCGAGGTCGTCGCCTGGAACGGCGACAAGCGCTACCTGCTCGACCTGGCCCGCGCCGGGGTGCCGACGGTGCCGAGCGTCTTCGCCGCGCCGGGGGAGGCGGTCGAGGTGCCGTCGGGCGAAGTGGTGGTCAAACCCGCGGTGGGCGCGGGGTCGGTGGGCGCCCGGCGGTTCACCGACGCCGCCGCGGCACGCGCGCACGCCGCCGAGCTGCACGACGCCGGGCGGGTGGTGCTCGTCCAGCCCTACGATCCGCGCATCGAGGCGGGGGAGACGGCGCTGGTGTTCCTCGCCGGGCGGCAGTCGCACGCCTTCACCAAGGGCCCGCTGTTGCCGCCGCCGGGCAGCGCCGCCGCGCTCGACGCGTCCGGGACCTTCGCCGAGGAGACGCTGCGGCCCGCCGACCCCGACTTCGAGCTGTGGGACCTCGGGCACGCGGCACTGCGAGCGGCGGCCGAGCGGCTGGGCGTGACGCCGGAGGACTTCCTGTACGCGCGCGTCGACGTCATCGGCGGCGCGGACGACCCGGTGCTGCTCGAACTGGAACTGGTCGAACCGTCGCTCGGCTGGCGGCAGCTCGACGAGACCGCACGCGACCTCGCGCAGCGCGAGTTCGCCCTCGGCGTCGAGTCAGCGCTGGACCGGCTCGGCCTCGGCCCGCTGCGCCGCAGAGGCGGCTACCGGCGCCTCGGCCGACGGCAGCGGGGGACGCTGCCGCATCGCGGCCCACAGCGCTGA
- a CDS encoding COX15/CtaA family protein, with protein MTCVDVLPRPSVRVQRIIAAAVVLTQGGIAVTGAIVRVTASGLGCPTWPQCFPGSFVPVPHAEVPGIHQAVEFGNRLLTFLVVFTAAAAVLTVLRARRRREVLVYAWLMPASTVLQAVIGGITVLTGLLWWTVAIHLLASMLMVWVAVQLFVKIGEPDEAGPSTLVVPRPLRLLTALIGVVLSAVLVTGTMVTGAGPHAGDKSVTRPVPRLEVEITTLVHMHSSLLVAYLSMVVALGFALLAVRAPRDVVRRLGVLAILVLAQGMVGTVQFFTGVPEALVAIHVAGAAACTAATSALWAAMRQRPPLPSAEAPVAASAAQRAEAEPVQR; from the coding sequence ATGACGTGCGTCGACGTGCTGCCGCGGCCCAGCGTCCGCGTGCAGCGCATCATCGCCGCCGCCGTCGTGCTCACCCAGGGCGGCATCGCGGTCACCGGCGCCATCGTGCGCGTCACGGCCTCCGGACTGGGCTGCCCGACCTGGCCGCAGTGCTTCCCCGGCAGTTTCGTCCCGGTGCCGCACGCCGAGGTCCCCGGCATTCACCAGGCCGTCGAGTTCGGCAACCGGCTGCTGACGTTCCTCGTCGTGTTCACCGCCGCGGCGGCCGTGCTGACGGTGCTGCGGGCCCGGCGGCGCCGCGAGGTGCTGGTCTACGCGTGGCTGATGCCGGCGTCGACGGTCCTGCAGGCGGTGATCGGCGGCATCACGGTGCTCACCGGCCTGCTGTGGTGGACCGTCGCCATCCACCTGCTCGCGTCGATGCTGATGGTGTGGGTGGCCGTACAGCTCTTCGTGAAGATCGGCGAACCCGACGAGGCCGGCCCGTCGACCCTCGTCGTGCCGCGGCCACTGCGCCTGCTCACCGCCCTGATCGGTGTCGTGCTCTCCGCCGTCCTGGTCACCGGCACGATGGTGACCGGCGCCGGACCGCACGCCGGCGACAAGAGCGTCACCCGGCCGGTCCCGCGGCTCGAGGTGGAGATCACCACGCTCGTGCACATGCACTCGTCGCTGCTGGTGGCCTACCTGTCGATGGTCGTCGCCCTGGGGTTCGCCCTGCTGGCCGTACGTGCCCCGCGCGACGTCGTGCGGCGCCTCGGCGTCCTCGCGATCCTCGTTCTCGCCCAGGGCATGGTCGGCACCGTGCAGTTCTTCACCGGCGTGCCCGAGGCGCTGGTGGCGATTCACGTCGCCGGGGCGGCGGCGTGCACGGCCGCGACGTCAGCGCTGTGGGCCGCGATGCGGCAGCGTCCCCCGCTGCCGTCGGCCGAGGCGCCGGTAGCCGCCTCTGCGGCGCAGCGGGCCGAGGCCGAGCCGGTCCAGCGCTGA
- a CDS encoding DUF429 domain-containing protein encodes MSTVLGIDACRGGWVGIALRDGRYAGAHVAERLVDLVASTPDAAAIGVDMPLGLMDAGTRGTDAAAKRLLGRRRSTVFEIAPRACWDAPTHAEATARSVALMGKGMSIQSWGLRAKLLEANAVYDADVLPLWEVHPELSFVGIGLRAEDGSKKTWRGQRARLRVLATAGIEVPEDLGPDVARVPADDVLDAAAVAWSADRIARGVAHCVPDPPQRNERGQRIAIWR; translated from the coding sequence GTGAGCACGGTGCTCGGCATCGACGCCTGCCGCGGCGGCTGGGTCGGCATCGCGCTGCGCGACGGCCGGTACGCCGGCGCCCACGTCGCCGAGCGACTCGTCGACCTCGTGGCGTCCACGCCGGACGCGGCCGCGATCGGCGTGGACATGCCGCTGGGCCTAATGGACGCCGGCACCCGCGGCACCGACGCGGCGGCCAAGCGGCTGCTCGGGCGGCGCCGGTCGACGGTCTTCGAGATCGCGCCGCGCGCCTGCTGGGACGCGCCGACGCACGCCGAGGCCACCGCGCGCAGCGTCGCGCTGATGGGCAAGGGCATGAGCATTCAGTCCTGGGGCCTGCGGGCCAAGCTGCTGGAAGCCAACGCGGTGTACGACGCCGACGTGCTGCCGCTGTGGGAGGTGCACCCCGAGCTGTCGTTCGTCGGGATCGGGCTGCGCGCCGAGGACGGCAGCAAGAAGACCTGGCGGGGTCAGCGTGCGCGGCTGCGGGTGCTGGCCACTGCCGGCATCGAGGTGCCGGAGGACCTCGGGCCCGACGTGGCCCGCGTGCCCGCCGACGACGTCCTGGACGCGGCGGCGGTCGCGTGGAGTGCGGACCGCATCGCGCGCGGCGTCGCCCACTGCGTGCCGGATCCGCCGCAGCGCAACGAGCGCGGGCAGCGCATCGCCATCTGGCGGTGA
- a CDS encoding TetR/AcrR family transcriptional regulator translates to MARRHGNELDAAIRGAVLALLAERGPAGVTMEAVAATARTSKPVLYRRWPDRRSLLRDTLLRVATTAIPHHDHGSYRADMLAVLRGWAALFTGPDAALLRAAVAAGTHDPELAAALRDDVIGWRKEEMAALLTRGVARGDVRADVPLDVARELGQSVLWHRLLITGDPITDDLLVTLVDDVLVPFVAPRPS, encoded by the coding sequence ATGGCGCGGCGGCACGGCAACGAACTCGACGCGGCCATCCGCGGTGCCGTGCTCGCCCTGCTCGCCGAGCGTGGCCCGGCGGGGGTGACCATGGAGGCGGTCGCCGCCACCGCCCGCACCAGCAAGCCCGTCCTCTACCGGCGCTGGCCGGACCGCCGCAGCCTGCTGCGCGACACCCTGCTGCGCGTCGCCACCACGGCGATCCCCCACCACGACCACGGCAGCTACCGTGCCGACATGCTCGCCGTGCTGCGCGGGTGGGCCGCGCTGTTCACCGGGCCCGACGCGGCGCTGCTGCGTGCCGCCGTGGCGGCGGGCACGCACGACCCGGAGCTGGCCGCCGCCCTGCGCGACGACGTGATCGGATGGCGCAAGGAGGAGATGGCGGCGCTGTTGACCCGCGGGGTCGCGCGCGGCGACGTGCGCGCCGACGTGCCCCTCGACGTCGCCCGCGAACTCGGCCAGAGCGTGCTGTGGCACCGGCTGCTCATCACCGGCGACCCGATCACCGACGACCTGTTGGTGACCCTCGTCGACGACGTCCTGGTCCCCTTCGTCGCACCGCGTCCATCGTGA
- a CDS encoding ABC transporter permease has translation MTTNRFAPGTFAPDPRPATVPRMLAAQFGLELKLLLRNGEQLLLTMFIPVTLLVGLTLLPLGDFGDDRAGTFVPAIMALAVISTAFTGQAIAVAFDRRYGALKRLGATALPVWGIIAGKSLAVVTVVFLQSILLGAIGVALGWRPEVAGLALGAVIIALGTAGFAALGLLVGGTLRAEIVLAVANLLWFVFAGLGALTLEGGLVSHWLRWVARLTPSGALTESLTQAMSLSVDWFGLAVLVAWGVVAALGALRWFRFT, from the coding sequence GTGACCACCAACAGGTTCGCCCCCGGGACGTTCGCGCCGGATCCGCGGCCGGCGACGGTGCCGCGGATGCTGGCCGCGCAGTTCGGGCTCGAGCTGAAGCTGTTGCTGCGCAACGGCGAACAACTGCTGCTGACGATGTTCATCCCGGTCACGCTGCTGGTGGGGCTGACGCTGCTGCCGCTGGGCGACTTCGGCGACGACCGCGCGGGGACGTTCGTGCCCGCGATCATGGCGCTCGCGGTGATTTCGACGGCGTTCACCGGTCAGGCCATCGCGGTGGCCTTCGACCGTCGCTACGGCGCGCTGAAGCGGCTCGGGGCGACGGCGCTGCCGGTGTGGGGCATCATCGCCGGCAAGTCGCTGGCCGTCGTCACGGTCGTGTTCCTGCAGTCGATCCTGCTCGGCGCCATCGGCGTGGCCCTCGGCTGGCGTCCCGAGGTGGCGGGCCTGGCCCTGGGCGCGGTGATCATCGCGCTGGGGACGGCCGGGTTCGCAGCGCTGGGCCTGCTGGTGGGTGGGACGCTGCGCGCCGAGATCGTCCTGGCGGTGGCGAACCTGCTGTGGTTCGTGTTCGCCGGACTGGGAGCGCTGACGCTGGAGGGCGGCCTGGTGTCGCACTGGCTGCGCTGGGTCGCGCGCCTGACGCCGTCCGGCGCGTTGACCGAGTCGCTGACGCAGGCGATGTCGCTGTCGGTGGATTGGTTCGGCCTCGCCGTGCTGGTGGCATGGGGTGTGGTGGCGGCACTCGGGGCGCTGCGCTGGTTCCGCTTCACCTGA
- a CDS encoding ABC transporter ATP-binding protein, whose translation MTSRSAVGSPRERGSDASVVLRGVTKRYGATVAVDGLDLEVGRAEVFALLGPNGAGKTTTVEMCEGFLAPDAGSISILGLDPVADNARLRERIGVMLQGGGAYPAARAGEMLRLVASYSADPLDPDWLMDVLGLADSARTTYRRLSGGQQQRLALACAVVGRPELVFLDEPTAGMDAHARIVVWDLIDGLRRDGVTIVLTTHQLTEAEQLADRLVIIDRGAAVATGTPAELMQRGAENQLRFSAPPKLDLSLLESALPESYRATEIAPGEYLVEGHVDPQVLATVTAWCARLDVLATGMRVEQRSLEDVFLDLTGRELRS comes from the coding sequence GTGACCTCCCGTTCCGCCGTCGGCTCCCCTCGCGAGCGCGGGTCCGACGCGTCGGTGGTGCTGCGCGGGGTGACCAAGCGGTACGGCGCGACGGTCGCCGTGGACGGACTGGACCTCGAGGTCGGGCGCGCCGAGGTGTTCGCCCTGCTGGGGCCGAACGGCGCCGGCAAGACCACCACCGTCGAGATGTGCGAGGGCTTCCTCGCGCCCGACGCGGGTTCCATCTCGATCCTGGGCCTGGACCCGGTGGCCGACAACGCCCGGCTGCGCGAACGGATCGGCGTGATGCTGCAGGGCGGCGGCGCCTACCCGGCCGCCCGCGCCGGCGAGATGCTGCGGCTGGTGGCGTCGTACTCCGCCGACCCGCTCGATCCGGACTGGCTGATGGACGTCCTGGGCCTGGCCGATTCGGCCCGCACCACCTACCGGCGGCTCTCCGGCGGCCAGCAGCAGCGCCTGGCGCTGGCGTGCGCCGTGGTGGGGCGGCCCGAACTGGTGTTCCTCGACGAGCCGACCGCCGGGATGGACGCGCACGCGCGCATCGTCGTGTGGGACCTGATCGACGGCCTGCGGCGCGACGGCGTGACCATCGTGCTCACCACCCACCAGCTCACCGAGGCCGAGCAGCTGGCCGACCGGCTGGTGATCATCGACCGCGGCGCGGCGGTCGCCACCGGGACGCCGGCCGAACTGATGCAGCGCGGCGCCGAGAACCAGCTGCGCTTCTCCGCTCCCCCGAAGCTCGACCTCTCACTGCTCGAGTCGGCGCTGCCGGAGAGCTACCGCGCCACCGAGATCGCCCCGGGCGAGTACCTCGTGGAGGGCCACGTCGACCCGCAGGTGCTGGCGACCGTGACGGCGTGGTGCGCGCGGCTCGACGTGCTGGCCACCGGGATGCGGGTGGAGCAGCGCAGCCTGGAGGACGTGTTCCTGGACCTGACCGGGCGGGAGCTGCGGTCGTGA
- the mptB gene encoding polyprenol phosphomannose-dependent alpha 1,6 mannosyltransferase MptB, with protein sequence MAARQQPLASAVARWHADEVTVGSPLIASEVAALRRTRVFGATGTVLMAIGALGAGARPVVQDPTFGVRLLNLPSRIQTVSLTMTTTGAVIMALAWLMLGRFALGPRRMSRSQLDRTLLLWALPLLIAPPMYSKDVYSYLAQSEIARNGLDPYVVGPAPGLGLDHVFTLSVPSLWRETPAPYGPLFLWIGRGISEVSGDDIVGAVLLHRLVVLLGVGMIVWATPRLAQRCGVAEVSALWLGPCNPLLFMHLVAGIHNEALMLGLMFAGTEFALRGVDAVTPLLPRPLHRPRTREQWRRWTPLAMLLLGTVLIALSSQVKLPSLLAVGFVAMALACRWGGGIRAFLFAGGSLAAVSVAVMALVGWASGLGFGWLFTLGTANVVRSWMSPPTLLALGTGQVGILLGLGDHTTAILGLTRAIGVIIISILVTYLLLAVLRGRLNPVGGLGVALGATVLLFPVVQPWYLLWAIIPLATWATRPGFRGTAIALSLVVGIFGPTANGDRFALFQIVDATAASALIVALLIALTYRRLPWRALPGADVPGSSPRSGPPPPPAPRPDAYAESP encoded by the coding sequence ATGGCAGCCCGCCAGCAGCCCCTCGCCTCGGCCGTCGCCCGCTGGCACGCCGACGAGGTGACCGTGGGGTCGCCGCTCATCGCCTCCGAGGTGGCCGCACTGCGCCGCACCCGGGTCTTCGGCGCCACCGGCACCGTCCTGATGGCGATCGGCGCGCTCGGCGCCGGCGCGCGGCCGGTGGTGCAGGACCCGACCTTCGGGGTGCGGCTGCTCAACCTGCCGTCGCGCATCCAGACGGTGTCGCTGACGATGACGACCACCGGCGCGGTGATCATGGCCCTGGCGTGGCTCATGCTGGGCCGCTTCGCCCTGGGCCCGCGCCGGATGTCGCGCAGCCAGCTCGACCGGACGCTGCTGCTGTGGGCGCTTCCCCTGCTCATCGCCCCGCCGATGTACAGCAAGGACGTCTACTCCTATCTGGCGCAGAGCGAGATCGCGCGCAACGGGCTCGACCCCTACGTCGTGGGTCCGGCACCGGGCCTCGGCCTCGACCACGTGTTCACGCTGTCGGTCCCCAGCCTCTGGCGGGAGACCCCGGCGCCCTACGGACCGCTGTTCCTGTGGATCGGCCGCGGCATCTCCGAGGTCTCCGGCGACGACATCGTCGGCGCCGTGCTGCTGCACCGGCTGGTCGTCCTGCTCGGCGTCGGCATGATCGTGTGGGCGACGCCGCGGCTGGCGCAGCGCTGCGGCGTCGCCGAGGTCAGCGCGCTGTGGCTGGGCCCATGCAACCCGCTGCTGTTCATGCACCTGGTCGCCGGCATCCACAACGAGGCCCTGATGCTCGGCCTGATGTTCGCCGGCACCGAATTCGCGCTGCGCGGCGTGGACGCGGTGACGCCGCTGCTCCCCCGGCCGCTGCACCGGCCCCGCACGCGCGAGCAGTGGCGACGCTGGACGCCGCTGGCGATGCTGCTGCTCGGCACGGTGCTGATCGCGCTGTCGTCGCAGGTGAAGTTGCCGTCCCTGCTCGCCGTCGGCTTCGTGGCGATGGCGCTGGCCTGCCGGTGGGGCGGCGGCATCCGGGCCTTCCTGTTCGCCGGCGGATCGCTGGCGGCGGTGTCGGTCGCGGTGATGGCGCTGGTCGGCTGGGCGAGCGGGCTCGGGTTCGGCTGGCTGTTCACGCTGGGAACCGCCAACGTCGTGCGGTCCTGGATGAGTCCGCCGACGCTGCTGGCGCTCGGCACCGGCCAGGTCGGCATCCTGCTGGGCCTCGGCGACCACACCACCGCCATCCTCGGCCTGACCCGCGCCATCGGTGTGATCATCATCTCGATCCTCGTCACCTACCTGTTGCTCGCCGTGCTGCGCGGCCGGCTGAACCCCGTCGGCGGCCTCGGCGTCGCGCTGGGCGCCACGGTCCTGCTGTTCCCGGTCGTGCAGCCCTGGTACCTGTTATGGGCGATCATCCCGCTCGCCACCTGGGCCACCCGGCCCGGCTTCCGCGGCACGGCGATCGCGCTGTCGCTGGTGGTGGGCATCTTCGGCCCGACGGCCAACGGCGACCGCTTCGCGCTGTTCCAGATCGTCGACGCCACCGCCGCGAGCGCGCTGATCGTGGCGCTGCTGATCGCGCTGACCTACCGCCGGTTGCCGTGGCGGGCCCTGCCCGGGGCCGACGTCCCGGGATCGTCACCGCGTTCGGGACCACCGCCGCCACCGGCACCCAGGCCCGACGCCTACGCTGAATCCCCGTGA
- a CDS encoding helix-turn-helix transcriptional regulator, translating to MKIRSEVPRVHDAVPATQDGHTRTAIVRLLVESGSITASAIGDRLGLSAAGVRRHLDALVDAGDAESAPAASWQQSGRGRPARRYRLTPAGRGKLGHAYDDLAAAAMRQLREIGGDDAIRTFARRRIDTILSDVAGVDDGADVAAAADGVAAALTDAGYATTTTPAPGPVGGVQICQHHCPVSHVAEEFPELCEAERQAFAEILGTHVQRLATIVNGDCACTTHVPVGADRPEHPRRVASGQPPTASPRTPDQPRTIVQPVTPDQPVTTDQQGAST from the coding sequence GTGAAAATCCGCTCCGAGGTTCCGCGCGTGCACGACGCCGTGCCGGCCACCCAGGACGGTCACACCCGCACGGCGATCGTCCGGCTCCTGGTCGAATCCGGTTCGATCACCGCCAGCGCCATCGGCGACCGGCTCGGCCTGTCGGCCGCCGGCGTCCGTCGCCACCTCGACGCCCTGGTCGACGCCGGGGACGCCGAGTCGGCACCGGCCGCCAGCTGGCAGCAGAGCGGGCGCGGCCGCCCCGCCCGGCGGTACCGCCTGACCCCTGCCGGCCGCGGCAAGCTGGGCCACGCCTACGACGACCTCGCCGCGGCCGCGATGCGGCAGCTGCGCGAGATCGGCGGCGACGACGCCATCCGCACCTTCGCGCGGCGGCGCATCGACACCATCCTGTCCGACGTCGCCGGCGTGGACGACGGCGCCGACGTGGCCGCGGCCGCCGACGGCGTCGCCGCGGCACTCACCGACGCCGGGTACGCCACCACGACCACCCCGGCCCCCGGCCCGGTCGGCGGCGTCCAGATCTGCCAGCATCACTGCCCGGTGTCCCACGTCGCCGAGGAGTTCCCGGAGCTGTGCGAGGCCGAACGGCAGGCGTTCGCCGAGATCCTGGGTACCCACGTGCAGCGGCTGGCGACGATCGTCAACGGCGACTGCGCCTGCACCACGCACGTCCCGGTCGGCGCAGACCGGCCCGAACACCCCCGGCGCGTGGCCTCGGGCCAGCCCCCGACCGCTTCGCCCCGCACCCCCGATCAGCCCCGCACCATCGTTCAGCCCGTGACCCCCGATCAGCCCGTCACCACCGATCAGCAAGGAGCGTCGACATGA